In the Nicotiana tabacum cultivar K326 chromosome 16, ASM71507v2, whole genome shotgun sequence genome, one interval contains:
- the LOC107804320 gene encoding uncharacterized protein LOC107804320: MASLFVCTPSSSSTSSPSNFSAIFPNSSSFNPQSPPLFQIPASYFNRKNTLRLFCSAAKQQTGPVKKQRTSPNNTKKKKKNVSNFEGEVDVEVEDKEAEHYVPLPLPKPPAGFVLDEQGRVLMASNKRIATIVDSTNNFPLECIIRRVFRSSREDECLLLCPVDMPVQILKSTNVEGWSAVSDEEVEAILPTAAYALAKIHMHLVYSGFCYTARGGFCYTEDDIFEFRTDDGDDVDGLPSEGIEITCFHMDGSHYMIYTPSDPLLFVAVKGKDGLLQIADDELLEDPAIISAIDEETEFNALVEEEAALLESLLGER, from the exons ATGGCTTCCCTCTTTGTATgcactccttcttcttcttctacttcttctccTTCAAATTTCTCTGCAATTTTCCCAAATTCCTCATCTTTCAATCCACAATCTCCACCTCTCTTCCAAATTCCAGCTTCTTACTTCAACAGAAAAAATACACTCAGATTATTTTGCTCCGCAGCAAAACAACAAACTGGGCCAGTGAAAAAACAACGTACATCTCCAAataataccaaaaagaaaaagaaaaatgtttcAAATTTCGAAGGTGAAGTGGATGTTGAAGTTGAAGATAAAGAGGCAGAACATTACGTTCCGTTGCCGCTACCTAAACCGCCAGCTGGGTTTGTTTTAGATGAGCAGGGTAGAGTTCTTATGGCTTCCAATAAGCGTATTGCTACAATT GTTGATTCTACCAACAATTTTCCACTGGAATGCATCATCAGGAGGGTTTTTAGAAGTTCACGAGAAGATGAATGTTTACTACTCTGCCCTGTTGATAT GCCTGTTCAGATTTTAAAGAGCACAAATGTCGAGGGATGGTCTGCT GTAAGCGATGAAGAAGTGGAAGCTATCCTACCAACTGCAGCCTATGCTCTAGCCAAGATACACATGCATCTTGTGTACAGTGG ATTCTGTTACACAGCACGAGGAGGATTTTGCTACACGGAGGACGACATATTTGAATTCAGAACAG ATGATGGTGACGATGTAGATGGTTTGCCAAGTGAAGGCATAGAAATCACATGCTTCCACATG GATGGTTCCCACTACATGATTTATACACCTTCGGACCCACTTCTCTTTGTTGCAGTGAAG GGCAAAGATGGTCTTTTGCAGATAGCTGACGAT GAACTCTTGGAAGACCCAGCCATCATCAGCGCCATAGATGAGGAGACTGAATTTAATGCCTTAGTG GAAGAAGAGGCTGCTCTTCTTGAATCATTGTTGGGGGAAAGATGA